The DNA region GCCCTGGAGCGACGCGCCGGCCGACCGGCTCGCGAGGCGGAGCACCCCCTCGAAGGCCGGGCAGTCCGGCGTGCCGAGCCCGAAGTCGGCCATCGACTCTTCGAAGCGGCCCGCGTCCGCGGCGCCGAGCGCGGCCAGGTAGTCGGCGCGGTGGAAGGCGCCGATCTCCTCGAGGGAGGCCGACCCGGCCCGGACGACCTCGTGCCAGGGCTGCCCGATCACGCCCTCCCGCTCGAGGATCTCGCGCAGCAGCCGCTCGCGCTCCGGGCGGAACGGGTGGCCGACGGGATAGGTGAGCCCCTCGAGATCGCTGAAGTCGAACAGAACCGCGCGCCGCATGCTCCCCCCCAAAGCCCCCCTCTTCAATTCGGATGATGGATGACGAGCGGCTGCGTGTGCACGGCGATCCACGCCTCGGGTCGCCCCTTCAGCGCGGCCATCATGCACCGCACGCACAGCGCCGCGTCGTCGACCACGGCCATCGCGAGATCCGGGCACTGCTCGCAGAAGATCGGCGGCGGCCCGAAGCTCAATTCCTCCAGCTCGATTCCGGCCCCGCGCCTCTTCCCGCCGCGCGCCATCGTGCTTCCTGTCAGCCGTAGTTCTCCACGGCGTACTGGTACCCCCGGTCGAAGGCCTTGAGGTTGAGCGTCTCCGTGCCCTGGGGCACCGAGTCGATCACGGCCTTGCGCATCGCGTCCATGCCGACGACCTTCGTCGCGCCGGCGATGAAGCCCGTCATGATCATGTTGAACACGATGCGGCGCTTGAACTCCTCGTCCGCGATGCGCGTGGCGGGGATCCCGAACGCCTTGACGCCCTTGGGGAGCCGCGCGTCGGGCTTCACGAGCTCGCCCTCGTGGACGAGCATCGCGCCCTCCTTCATCTCCTCGACGAACTTGTCGTACGCGGACTGGCTCATCGCGACGAAGATGTCCGAGCGCCGGACGTACGGGAAGGCGATCTCTTCGTCCGCGACCATCACCTGCGCGGAGCACTCGCTGCCGCGCGCCTCCGGGCCGAACGACTGGACGAGCGTGGCGAAGCGGTCCTCGAAGATCGACGCGGCCTTGCCGATGATCATGCCGGCCATGATCACGCCCTGCCCGCCGAGCCCACAGATCCGGATGTCGTGCTTGCTCATTTGGTTCCCTCGTACGGTACGTAGGCGTCCTTGAGGACCGCCTTCATCCTCGCGTCGTACTCCTCCCGGAGCGACGGCCGCTGGCGCTCGACGAACTCGCCGACGACGATCTCGCTCTGGAAGCACAAGCCGACGCCGGCCGTGTTGGCGCCGTTCTGGATGATCGACTTCTCCTTGTAGTACTTGAGCGTCTCCACCCCGTCGCCGAGCCGGTTGCGGCGCTGGTAGAGCGTCGGGCACGGCGCGAGCACCTCGATGAAGGTGAACCCCTTCATCGCCAACGCCTTGGTCATGGTGCGCACGAGCTGGCGCACGTGGAACACCGTCCAGCGCGCGACGAAGTTGGCGCCGCAGGCGTCCGCGAGGTTCGGGAGGTTGAAGGCCGCCTCGTAGTTGCCGTACGGCATCGTGCTCGCGATGGCGGTCTGCGGTGTGGTCGGCGTGACCTGGCCGCCGGTCATGCCGTACGTGAGGTTGTTCACGCAGATCACCGTCATGTCGACGTTGCGCCGCGCCGCGTGGATGAAGTGGTTGCCGCCGATGGCGGTCAGGTCGCCGTCGCCCGAGTACACGACGACCTTCGAGGTGGGCCGCGACAGCGACAGGCCGGTGGCGAACGGGATCGCCCGGCCGTGCGTCGTGTGGAACGAGTCGACGTTCACGTAACCCGCGACGCGGCCCGTGCAGCCGATGCCCGACACGACGTGGAGGTGCTCGTAGTCGATGCCCGTCTTCTCGATGGCGCGGGCGAAGCAGTTGACCGACGTGCCGATGCCGCACCCCGGGCACCAGATGTGCGGGATCCGCTCGGTGCGGAGGAGCTTCTCGACCGGGTTGACGTACGCCTCGCTCATCGCAGCACCTCCTGGATCTTCGCGACGATCGCCTCCGGCTCTACGATGGCGCCGCCCGCCTGCCCGACGAGGTGCACCGGCACCTTGCCCGCGACCGCGCGCTCCACCTCGTGGACCATCTGGCCGAGGTTCATCTCGGCGACGATGATGTTCTTTGTGCTCGCCGCGATGTCGCGCATGAGCCGGTCGTTGAACGGCCAGAGCGTCACGAGCTTGACGAGCCCGGCCTTGACCCCCTGCCGCCGGGCGAGATCCACGGCGTACGCGGCGACGCGCGCCGTGATCCCGTACGCGACGATCGTCACGTCCGAGCCCTCGACGTTCGTCGCCTCGTGGATCGTCAGCTCCTCGACGTGGTCGAGCACCTTCGAGCACAGGCGCCGGATCAGCTTGTCCTGGGCCGCCGCGTTCATCGCCGGGTAGCCGCGCTCGTCGTGCGTGAGCCCCGTCGTGTGGATCCTGTGCCCCATGCCGGCGCGCACCATCTCGGGCTGATCGCCGCCGTAGATCTCGTACGGCCTGTACTCGCCGGGCTTGCGCGTCGTGAGCCTGCGCTCGGCGACCTCGATCTGGTCCGCCGGCGGGATCTTCACCTTCCCGAGCATGTGCCCAACGGTCTCGTCCATCATGAAGAACACCGGGCACCTGAACTTCTCGGCCAGGTTGAAGCAGGTCACGGCGTGGTCGAAGCACTCCTGCGGGGAGCTCGGGGACAGCGCGATCACCTCGTAGTCACCGTGCGATCCCCAGCGCACCTGCATGACGTCCTGCTGCGCCGGCAGCGTCGGCAGGCCGGTCGACGGCCCGGCGCGCTGCACGTCCACGAACACCGACGGGCACTCGGTCATGGCGGCCAGGCCGACGTGCTCCATCATGAGCGACAGGCCCGGCCCGGAGGTCACGGTCATCGCCTTCATCCCGGCCCACACCGCGCCCTGGAAGCAGATGGAGGACGCGATCTCGTCCTCCATCTGGATGAACATCCCGCCCACCCTGGGGAACCGCTTCGCGAGGTGCTCGACGACCTCGGTCGACGGGGTGATGGGGTAGCCCGCGACGAAGCGGCAGCCGGCGGCCAGCGCTCCCTCGGCGCACGCCTCGTTGCCGTCTATGAAGTGCATTCCCGTCGCGACGACCGCTGGATCGGCTTTCATCGCTCACTCTCCCTTCTTCTCGCGGCCGAGGCGGACGCCGAAGATCGCGAAGTCCGGGCAGTAGAGCCCGCAGAGATCGCAGCCGTTGCACTTCTCGGGGTGGGCGAGCTCCGGCAGGCGGTAGCCCTTGTAGTTCAGGCGCGTCCCGAGCGCCAGCGCGTGCGTCGGACAGAACTCGATGCAGTAGGAGCAGCCCTTGCAGCGGGCCTCCGTGAGGATCACCTTGCCCTTCGGCCCCTTCTCTGAGCCTTCGGAATCGGTCGCAGTCGCCATGGGAGCATCTCCTTTTCGGCCCTTTCGGGTCGGCCGGTCGACGAGCCACATTTAGCATGTGGGACCGCGACGTCAAGCCGAGTCGGGGCGGCGGAAATCACGCGAGAAAATCGTTTCTTTGGGCACGTCGTGGGGATAGTCTGCGCGGTGAGTTTCCATCCTCAAGGAGCGCTTGCCATGCAGGACAGATTCCTCGAGCTGATTCGAAGGGCCGCGTGCGAGCTCCCATCGGACGTGCTCGCCGCCATCCGCCGCGGCCGCGACGCGGAGCGGAAGGAGAGCCTGGGCCGATCCGCGCTCGACGACGTGCTGAAGAACTGCGCGCTCGCCGCCGCGACGTCCCGCCCGATCTGCCAGGATACCGGGATGAACAACTGGTACGTGTTCCACCCGCGCACGGTGAGCCAGCTCGAGATCGAGCGCGCGATCCTGGGCGCGACCCGCCGCGCGACGAAGCTCGGCTACCTGCGGCCGAACGCGGTCGACCCGCTCACCGGGATGAACTCCGGCGACAACACCGGCCGCGGCGCGCCGGTCGTCCACTGCCACGAGTGGAAGCTCAGGGGCGTGGCGGCCGATCTGCTGCTCAAGGGCGGCGGCAGCGAGAACGTCTCGGCGCAGCTGTCGCTCCCGAACGCCGAGATCAAGGCCGGGCGCGATCTCGAGGGCGTCCGCCGCGCCGTGATCGAGGCGGTCTTCCAGGCGCAGGGCAAGGGCTGCGGCCCGGGGATCATCGGCGTGGGCGTGGGCGGCGATCGGGCGAGCAGCCTCGCCGAGGCCAAGGAGCAACTCTTCCGGCTGCTCGGCGACGCGAACCCGGAGCCCGAGCTCGCCGCGCTCGAGGCGCGCCTGCTCGAGGACTGCAACCGGCTCGGCATCGGACCCATGGGGTTCGGCGGCCGGACGACGGTGCTCGGCGTGAAGATCGGCACGCGGCACAGGCTGCCGGCCTCGTTCTTCGTGTCGATCGCCTACATGTGCTGGGCGTGCCGACGCGCCAGCGTCGTCGTCAACGGCGATCGCGCCGTCTACTCGCAGGTCTCGCAGATCGCGAAGAGGTACCGGCTGCCGGCGAACGCCTCCCGGCGGGCGAAGGAGAGGTAGCGCCATGATCCGCATCGATCTTCCCGTGTCCGAGAAGGAGATCCGGAAGCTGAAGGTCGGCGACGAGGTGTCGATCCACGGCGTGATGGTGACGGCGCGCGACGCGGCGCACAAGCTGTTCATCGAGCAGTGGCCCGAGTTCGTCGCCCCGCTGCTCGCGGGCGGCGCCATCTACCACTGCGGCCCGGTCATGATCCGCGACGGCAAGCTGTGGAAGGCGGTCGCCGCCGGCCCGACGACCTCGATCCGCGAGGAGCCGTACGAGGCGGCGGTGATGGAGCACTACAAGGTGCGGATCATCGTCGGCAAGGGCGGGATGGGGCCCTCGACGCTCGCGGCGTGCAAGAAGGTGGGCGCGGTCTACGTGCACGCCATCGGCG from Pseudomonadota bacterium includes:
- a CDS encoding 2-oxoacid:acceptor oxidoreductase family protein; translation: MSKHDIRICGLGGQGVIMAGMIIGKAASIFEDRFATLVQSFGPEARGSECSAQVMVADEEIAFPYVRRSDIFVAMSQSAYDKFVEEMKEGAMLVHEGELVKPDARLPKGVKAFGIPATRIADEEFKRRIVFNMIMTGFIAGATKVVGMDAMRKAVIDSVPQGTETLNLKAFDRGYQYAVENYG
- a CDS encoding 2-oxoacid:ferredoxin oxidoreductase subunit beta, with the translated sequence MSEAYVNPVEKLLRTERIPHIWCPGCGIGTSVNCFARAIEKTGIDYEHLHVVSGIGCTGRVAGYVNVDSFHTTHGRAIPFATGLSLSRPTSKVVVYSGDGDLTAIGGNHFIHAARRNVDMTVICVNNLTYGMTGGQVTPTTPQTAIASTMPYGNYEAAFNLPNLADACGANFVARWTVFHVRQLVRTMTKALAMKGFTFIEVLAPCPTLYQRRNRLGDGVETLKYYKEKSIIQNGANTAGVGLCFQSEIVVGEFVERQRPSLREEYDARMKAVLKDAYVPYEGTK
- a CDS encoding 2-oxoacid:acceptor oxidoreductase subunit alpha produces the protein MKADPAVVATGMHFIDGNEACAEGALAAGCRFVAGYPITPSTEVVEHLAKRFPRVGGMFIQMEDEIASSICFQGAVWAGMKAMTVTSGPGLSLMMEHVGLAAMTECPSVFVDVQRAGPSTGLPTLPAQQDVMQVRWGSHGDYEVIALSPSSPQECFDHAVTCFNLAEKFRCPVFFMMDETVGHMLGKVKIPPADQIEVAERRLTTRKPGEYRPYEIYGGDQPEMVRAGMGHRIHTTGLTHDERGYPAMNAAAQDKLIRRLCSKVLDHVEELTIHEATNVEGSDVTIVAYGITARVAAYAVDLARRQGVKAGLVKLVTLWPFNDRLMRDIAASTKNIIVAEMNLGQMVHEVERAVAGKVPVHLVGQAGGAIVEPEAIVAKIQEVLR
- a CDS encoding 4Fe-4S binding protein, with product MATATDSEGSEKGPKGKVILTEARCKGCSYCIEFCPTHALALGTRLNYKGYRLPELAHPEKCNGCDLCGLYCPDFAIFGVRLGREKKGE
- a CDS encoding fumarate hydratase, whose protein sequence is MQDRFLELIRRAACELPSDVLAAIRRGRDAERKESLGRSALDDVLKNCALAAATSRPICQDTGMNNWYVFHPRTVSQLEIERAILGATRRATKLGYLRPNAVDPLTGMNSGDNTGRGAPVVHCHEWKLRGVAADLLLKGGGSENVSAQLSLPNAEIKAGRDLEGVRRAVIEAVFQAQGKGCGPGIIGVGVGGDRASSLAEAKEQLFRLLGDANPEPELAALEARLLEDCNRLGIGPMGFGGRTTVLGVKIGTRHRLPASFFVSIAYMCWACRRASVVVNGDRAVYSQVSQIAKRYRLPANASRRAKER
- a CDS encoding FumA C-terminus/TtdB family hydratase beta subunit, translating into MIRIDLPVSEKEIRKLKVGDEVSIHGVMVTARDAAHKLFIEQWPEFVAPLLAGGAIYHCGPVMIRDGKLWKAVAAGPTTSIREEPYEAAVMEHYKVRIIVGKGGMGPSTLAACKKVGAVYVHAIGGAAQLIANAIVRTKDVHLLAELGVPEALWVYEVAGFKGVVTMDAEGRSLHKDVLAETKVNRDKLLGLAPNPA